One Campylobacter sputorum genomic window, TAATGCAAATGCAAACGTTGAATCCATAAGTACTGCTAAAACAGCAGGTGTTACAACCTTAAAAGGTGCAATGGCTGTTATGAGTATAGCTGAAACTGCAACTAAAAACCTTGATTCTATTAGGGCCGACCTTGGTTCTGTTCAAAATCAAATAACATCAACTGTAAATAACATTTCAGTAACTCAAGTAAATGTTAAATCAGCTGAATCTCAAATCAGAGATGTTGACTTTGCTAGCGAGAGTGCTGAGTTCTCTAAATTTAATATCTTAGCACAATCAGGAAGTTATGCAATGAGTCAAGCAAATGCTGTTCAACAAAATGTTTTAAGATTACTACAATAACAAAAGTTAGTGATACTAATCCACAAAGCCACTCTTTATGGGTGGCTTTTTTTATTTATAACAGCTAATTTTTCATTTTGATTATTCATTTGTTTAATGAATTAAGATAGAATTCAAACAATTTTGTAATACAAATTACACTATATTTTAAGGAAGATAAATGAGTAAGAACATTAAATTTATTTTGTTATTTGTTTTTGCTTTTTTTGTTATAGGGTGTGAAAAAGAGCAGCCAAAACAAGATAAACAAAAGCAATCTATACCACCTATGGAAGTTAGCATATATACAGCTAAAAGTGATAATATCCCAATATCATTTGAATTTCCTGCTAGGATTACTAGCAAGCAAGATGTTATGGTGGTTGCAAAAGTCTCAGGAACTTTGCAAGAACAATACTTTAAAGCTGGTGATAAAGTAAAAAAAGGTGATAAGCTTTTTTTAATAGAACCAGATAAATATGAAGCAGCAAAGCTTAGCGCCCAGGCTTCTTTAGAGGTTGCAAATGCTGATTTTAAAAGGGCTGAGCTTGAGTATAATCGTGCAAAAAATCTAAAAAACAACAATGCAATAAGTCAAAAAGAATTCGACGCTGCGATTTCTACATATGGTATAACAAAAGCACAAATTCAAAGTGCAAAAGCAAATTTGAAAAATGCAGATATTGATTTGAGCTATACAGAAGTTAGGGCACCTTTTGATGGTATACTTGGAGATCCATTGGTTGATGTTGGAAGTTATGTAAATTTAAGTAGCGCAAATTTGGTTCGTCTTACAAAGCTAAATCCAATAGATGTTGATTTTGCTATTTCAGAAATAGATAGCTTAAATATAAATCAAAATTTAGATTCAAAGCAATGGCAACAAGTTGGAAATAAGGCAAATTTAAAAGTTGGCGATAATATTTATAGTGGAAAAGTAACTTTTATTGACAAAGTTGTAGATAATAAAACCGGTACAATATCTGCAAAAGCGGAATTTGATAATAACCAAAGCAATCTTTTACCAGGATCTTATGGAAGAATAAAAATGGAAGGTTTTTATGAAAAAAACGGATATAAAATTCCATCAATCGCATTACAACAAGACGAAATAGGACCTTATGTTTATATAATCAAAAAAGATAAAGTTTCAAAATCTTATGTCAAAATGGTTTCACAAAATTCAAATGAAGTAATTATTAGAGATGGTTTGAATGATGGAGACAAAATTATAATCGATAATTTCAAAAAAATAAGTGTTGGTGCAAGTGTTGTCGAGGCTAAGGAGAATAAGTAATGTTTTCTAAATTTTTCATACACAGGCCGGTGTTTGCTTGCGTAATATCCATAGTAATTGTAATAGCCGGTATTATAAGTCTAAAAGCACTTCCTGTTGAAGAATACCCACAACTTACACCGCCTCAAATAGTTGTTCATGCTGTTTATCCAGGTGCTGATGCACAAACGATAGCAGACACTGTTGCTGCACCACTAGAAGATGCTATAAATGGTGTTGAAAATATGATATATATGCAAAGCACATCTAGTTCTAGTGGAGTTATGAAATTAAGTGTTTATTTTAAAATAGGCACAGATCCTCAAGAAGCAACAGTAAATGTAAATAATAGAGTTAGATCAGCTGAAGCACAACTTCCTCAAGAGGTAAAAAGAAACGGAATAACTGCTTTTGAGAGAAGTACTTCGATTCTTAGTGTTATTACTGTTTTTGATCCAAATAAAGATATGGATATAGTTGAGATAAACAACTATGCAACTATAAATATAGTAGAATCTTTAAAAAGAGTTCCAGGTGTTGGAGAAGCTGTTGTTATAGGCGAAAAAGATTATTCTATAAGAATTTGGCTAAAACCTGATTTAATGCAAAAATATGCTATAACCACTACAGATATAATAAATTCTATAAGAGAACAAAATTCACAATTTGCAGCAGGTAAGCTTGGCGAAGCTCCGCTTAGCACTGATAATCCTTATGTTTTATCAATCAAACCAGAAGGAAGATTAAAAAGTATAAAAGAATTTGAAAATATTATCATAAGAAGCGATAATGATGGTTCTATGCTTAGATTAAAAGATTTAGCAGATATTGAATTTGGAGCTCAAAACTATACTTTTGAAGGAAAAATGAATGGTGTTCCTGCTGCTCCTATTTTGATATTTTTACAAAATGATGCAAACGCACTTGCTACATCTCAAGCTGTTAAAGCTGAACTTGAAAGACTTTCAAAATCTTTTCCAGGGACTTTAACTTATAACATACCTTATAATACAACAGATTTTATACAAGTTTCTATAAATGA contains:
- a CDS encoding efflux RND transporter periplasmic adaptor subunit gives rise to the protein MSKNIKFILLFVFAFFVIGCEKEQPKQDKQKQSIPPMEVSIYTAKSDNIPISFEFPARITSKQDVMVVAKVSGTLQEQYFKAGDKVKKGDKLFLIEPDKYEAAKLSAQASLEVANADFKRAELEYNRAKNLKNNNAISQKEFDAAISTYGITKAQIQSAKANLKNADIDLSYTEVRAPFDGILGDPLVDVGSYVNLSSANLVRLTKLNPIDVDFAISEIDSLNINQNLDSKQWQQVGNKANLKVGDNIYSGKVTFIDKVVDNKTGTISAKAEFDNNQSNLLPGSYGRIKMEGFYEKNGYKIPSIALQQDEIGPYVYIIKKDKVSKSYVKMVSQNSNEVIIRDGLNDGDKIIIDNFKKISVGASVVEAKENK